A genomic window from Luteolibacter sp. LG18 includes:
- a CDS encoding glutamate-5-semialdehyde dehydrogenase, with the protein MSEALRQTIHQMGQQARAAAHRLSQLPSEAKNRILHAMAGELRLRAPQLIAANALDLEAGEAKGLSKAMLDRLKLDDARIEAMAAGIDQVASLPDPVGQVLDSWSRPNGIRIEQIRVPIGTIGIIYESRPNVTADAAVLCFKTGNATILRGGSEAIHSNQAIANALQAGGEHAGLPEHAIQLIPFTDRESVGILAGMDKWLDLIIPRGGKGLIETVVSLARMPVIKHYDGICHLYVDPAADFDMAVDLTVNGKTHKPGVCNALETLLVHEAVAPTFLPKVAEALRAKGVELRGDARTAAIIDVIHATQEDWSTEYLDLILSIKVVASLQEAVAHINEYGSHHSDCIVTADHATAERFLSEVDSACVFHNVSTRFADGGEFGFGAEIGISTDKLHARGPMGLRELTSYQYRIRGEGQTR; encoded by the coding sequence ATGTCCGAAGCGCTCCGCCAGACGATCCACCAGATGGGCCAGCAAGCCCGTGCCGCCGCGCACCGCTTGTCCCAACTGCCATCGGAAGCGAAGAACCGCATCCTCCACGCGATGGCCGGGGAGCTGCGCCTGCGCGCGCCGCAGTTGATCGCGGCGAACGCCCTCGATCTGGAGGCCGGTGAGGCCAAGGGCCTGTCCAAGGCCATGCTCGACCGTCTGAAGCTCGATGACGCGCGCATCGAGGCGATGGCCGCGGGCATCGATCAGGTGGCCTCCCTGCCCGATCCGGTCGGCCAGGTGCTCGATTCCTGGAGCCGCCCGAACGGCATCCGCATCGAGCAGATCCGCGTGCCCATCGGCACCATCGGCATCATTTACGAAAGCCGCCCGAACGTGACCGCGGACGCGGCGGTGCTGTGCTTCAAGACCGGCAACGCGACCATCCTCCGCGGTGGAAGCGAGGCGATCCACTCGAACCAGGCGATCGCCAACGCGCTCCAGGCCGGTGGCGAACACGCGGGCCTGCCCGAGCACGCGATCCAGCTCATTCCCTTCACCGACCGCGAGAGCGTCGGCATCCTTGCCGGGATGGACAAGTGGCTGGACCTGATCATCCCCCGCGGAGGAAAGGGCCTGATCGAAACGGTGGTCTCGCTGGCACGCATGCCGGTGATCAAGCACTACGACGGCATCTGCCACCTCTACGTGGATCCCGCCGCGGACTTCGACATGGCGGTGGACCTCACGGTGAACGGCAAGACCCACAAGCCCGGCGTGTGCAACGCGCTGGAGACCCTGCTGGTCCACGAAGCCGTCGCGCCCACCTTCCTGCCGAAAGTCGCCGAGGCCCTCCGCGCCAAGGGCGTGGAGCTGCGCGGCGATGCCCGCACCGCGGCGATCATCGACGTGATCCACGCAACCCAGGAGGACTGGAGCACCGAGTATCTCGACCTGATCCTCTCGATCAAAGTAGTGGCCTCTCTCCAAGAAGCCGTGGCCCACATCAACGAATACGGTTCGCATCACAGCGACTGCATCGTGACCGCGGACCACGCCACGGCGGAACGTTTCCTGAGCGAGGTGGATTCCGCCTGCGTCTTCCACAACGTCTCCACGCGCTTCGCGGATGGCGGCGAGTTCGGGTTCGGCGCGGAAATCGGCATCTCCACCGACAAGCTCCACGCCCGCGGCCCGATGGGCCTGCGCGAGCTGACGAGCTACCAGTACCGCATCCGCGGCGAGGGGCAGACGCGGTGA
- the proB gene encoding glutamate 5-kinase — MSSLLPDLTVLKAGTGVLTKSSDGTLDRAQLVHFVAGIAGLIDAGHRCLLVSSGAVGSGVSSLGLDAYPSDTATRQACAAVGQARLMHVYGSLFANFDITVAQVLLTAGDLSTPERAAYVSDTLRRLLAEKRILPIINENDSVAVEELKFGDNDMLSARVSVLAGAKRLVLLTSVDGLLDPQTNELVPEVADIDQVLGHVRDDRGKFSIGGMASKLTAVRHAVENGIETHIAHGRHPERLAAILAGTGLSTRFAPKL; from the coding sequence ATGTCCTCCCTGCTTCCTGACCTCACCGTTCTCAAGGCCGGCACCGGCGTGCTGACGAAATCGTCCGATGGCACACTCGACCGCGCGCAGCTCGTCCACTTCGTCGCTGGCATCGCCGGATTGATCGATGCCGGCCACCGTTGCCTGCTGGTGTCCTCCGGAGCCGTCGGCTCCGGCGTGTCCTCGCTGGGACTGGACGCCTACCCGTCCGACACGGCCACCCGCCAGGCCTGCGCGGCCGTGGGCCAGGCGCGGTTGATGCACGTGTATGGCAGCCTGTTCGCGAACTTCGACATCACCGTCGCCCAGGTGCTGCTGACCGCCGGGGACCTTTCCACGCCGGAACGCGCGGCCTACGTGTCCGACACGCTGCGCCGCCTACTGGCCGAGAAGCGCATCCTGCCGATCATCAACGAGAACGACTCGGTGGCGGTCGAGGAACTGAAATTCGGCGACAACGACATGCTTTCCGCCCGCGTGTCGGTGCTGGCCGGAGCGAAGCGCCTGGTGCTGCTCACCAGCGTGGACGGCCTGCTCGATCCCCAGACCAACGAGTTGGTGCCGGAGGTGGCGGACATCGACCAGGTGCTGGGCCACGTGCGCGATGACCGCGGGAAATTCTCGATCGGCGGCATGGCCTCGAAGCTCACCGCGGTGCGCCATGCGGTGGAAAACGGCATCGAAACCCACATCGCCCACGGGCGTCATCCCGAGCGCTTGGCCGCGATCCTCGCGGGCACCGGCCTGTCCACCCGCTTCGCGCCGAAGCTCTGA
- a CDS encoding putative manganese-dependent inorganic diphosphatase codes for MFDRTRLPFYVIGHKNPDTDAICSAIGHAALLRATGEEDATAARCGDVPQRTAWVLEKAGMEAPELVTDVRTTAGMICRREVIQADLSDTFLIAYRRMLSSGVRCVPVTDATGHVHGILRYIDLLELLLPNESQEMAFRTVRASLLKIADTLGAESLGAPITGEDEEDIILLVGASSQNSVNARLKSAAKDGRIGRMLVICGDRPIVQRYAIEAGARALLVTGDNPIDASLTKLAAEKGVVVLTCHHDTASCSTLVRCSRTVRHVMETKFITVAPSEPMSRLRKRLASEDQDLFPVIDPREGTMTGVISKSDLVDPPRLRVALVDHNEYAQAVNGVEEAEVVEVIDHHRLAGDLVSREPIRYLNEPVGSTSTLVARKFVHRGLAPEPGVAMCLSAGIISDTLCLTGPTTTDLDREMLKWLSEIAGIEAESFTEQFFAVGSLIATGTAGEILNADRKEFTDDGHKVSISQVEERGLHGFGPRREEVETALRQLVARHGYNLAVLAVTDVSRHHSIILAAGDPDILAKLPFAPVDETLFDAPGVVSRKKQIFPAVSEALQHAK; via the coding sequence ATGTTCGACCGTACCCGCCTGCCGTTCTATGTGATCGGCCACAAGAATCCCGACACGGACGCGATCTGCTCCGCCATCGGCCACGCCGCCCTGCTGCGTGCCACCGGCGAGGAGGACGCGACTGCCGCGCGTTGCGGCGACGTGCCCCAGCGCACGGCCTGGGTGTTGGAGAAAGCCGGCATGGAGGCCCCGGAGCTGGTCACCGACGTGCGCACCACGGCCGGGATGATCTGCCGCCGCGAGGTGATCCAGGCGGACCTTTCCGACACCTTCCTCATCGCCTACCGCCGGATGCTTTCCAGCGGCGTGCGCTGCGTGCCGGTGACGGACGCCACCGGCCATGTCCACGGCATCCTGCGCTACATCGACCTGCTCGAACTGCTGCTGCCGAACGAGTCCCAAGAGATGGCCTTCCGCACGGTGCGGGCCTCCCTGCTGAAGATCGCGGACACGCTCGGCGCGGAATCGCTGGGTGCCCCGATCACCGGCGAGGACGAGGAGGACATCATCCTGCTGGTCGGCGCATCCTCGCAGAACTCGGTCAATGCCCGTCTCAAAAGCGCGGCCAAGGATGGCCGGATCGGCCGCATGCTGGTGATCTGCGGCGACCGCCCGATCGTCCAGCGTTACGCCATCGAAGCCGGAGCCCGCGCGCTGCTGGTGACCGGTGACAACCCGATCGACGCCTCGCTGACCAAGCTGGCCGCCGAAAAGGGTGTGGTGGTCCTGACCTGCCACCACGACACGGCGAGCTGCTCCACGCTGGTCCGGTGCTCCCGCACGGTGCGCCACGTGATGGAAACCAAGTTCATCACGGTGGCTCCCTCGGAACCCATGTCCCGCCTGCGGAAGCGCCTCGCCTCCGAGGACCAGGACCTGTTCCCGGTGATCGATCCCCGCGAGGGCACAATGACGGGCGTGATCTCGAAGTCCGACCTCGTGGACCCGCCGCGCCTGCGCGTGGCGCTGGTGGACCACAACGAATACGCCCAGGCCGTGAATGGCGTGGAGGAAGCGGAGGTCGTGGAGGTCATCGACCACCACCGCCTGGCGGGCGACCTGGTGTCGCGCGAGCCGATCCGTTACCTCAACGAGCCGGTGGGCTCCACCTCCACGCTGGTGGCCCGCAAGTTCGTGCACCGCGGTCTCGCCCCCGAGCCGGGCGTGGCGATGTGCCTGAGCGCGGGCATCATCTCCGACACCCTCTGCCTGACCGGCCCGACCACCACCGATCTCGACCGCGAGATGCTGAAGTGGCTTTCGGAGATCGCGGGCATCGAGGCGGAATCCTTCACCGAGCAGTTCTTCGCCGTCGGTTCGCTGATCGCCACCGGCACCGCCGGGGAGATCCTCAACGCGGACCGCAAGGAATTCACCGACGACGGCCACAAGGTCAGCATCTCCCAAGTGGAGGAGCGCGGCCTGCACGGCTTCGGCCCGCGCCGCGAGGAGGTGGAAACCGCGCTGCGCCAGCTCGTGGCCCGGCATGGCTACAACCTCGCCGTGCTCGCGGTGACGGACGTTTCCCGCCACCACAGCATCATCCTCGCCGCCGGGGATCCGGACATCCTCGCGAAGCTGCCCTTCGCCCCGGTGGATGAAACGCTCTTCGACGCCCCCGGCGTGGTCAGCCGCAAGAAGCAGATCTTCCCCGCCGTGAGCGAGGCGCTGCAACACGCGAAATGA
- the argS gene encoding arginine--tRNA ligase, whose translation MTFQQDLESRLSAAVAAVIGEAAATPVTAATDLRFGDYQSNAAMVLAKQRKTNPRALAQEIIDRVDLAGLATAEIAGPGFLNFRILPEAYAAAVTRLLGDAKLGVPDVGAGRTVVVDFSAPNVAKPMHVGHIRSTIIGDALSRIARFLGFNVITDNHIGDWGTQFGMIIYGWKHLLDNTAIVTDPIAELLRVYREVNAMTKADPAVLDACKLELVKLQAGDEENQAIWHRCIEVSKQGLQKIYDRLDVTFDHWLGESFYNDRLGGLVDEFVEKGIARVSDGATCIFASGNVPDEQDPFRVHKEDGWTDNPAIIRKADGGFLYATTDLATLEYRVDTWKADHVWYVVGVPQSLHFRQIFDAAERWGKKHDYRHVAFGSILGEDRKVMKTRSGDNVQLIDVLEEAVERAAKAIAEKNPDLQGEEAAQIAETVGIGAVKFAELSQHRLTDYVFSWDRMLALQGDTAPYLQYSHVRIRSIFRKLEGPFDAAAASIVLGEDAEIHLARLLVRFAEVLPTVVDDHRPNLLANYLLELARAFHSFFEACPVLKADEPTRSSRLALCDLTSRVLSTGLGLLGIKVPERM comes from the coding sequence ATGACCTTCCAGCAGGACCTCGAATCCCGCCTCTCCGCCGCCGTCGCCGCCGTGATCGGCGAGGCCGCCGCCACGCCCGTCACCGCCGCCACCGACCTCCGCTTCGGCGATTACCAGTCGAATGCCGCGATGGTGCTGGCCAAGCAGCGCAAGACGAACCCGCGCGCGCTGGCCCAGGAGATCATCGACCGCGTGGACCTGGCCGGACTGGCCACCGCCGAGATCGCCGGCCCCGGTTTCCTGAATTTCCGCATCCTGCCGGAGGCCTATGCCGCGGCGGTCACCCGCCTGCTGGGCGATGCCAAGCTGGGCGTGCCGGACGTCGGCGCGGGCCGCACGGTGGTGGTCGACTTCTCCGCGCCGAACGTGGCGAAGCCGATGCACGTGGGCCACATCCGCTCCACCATCATCGGTGACGCGCTTTCCCGCATCGCCCGCTTCCTGGGCTTCAATGTCATCACCGACAACCACATCGGCGACTGGGGCACCCAGTTCGGCATGATCATCTACGGGTGGAAGCACCTGCTGGACAACACCGCGATCGTGACCGACCCGATCGCCGAGCTGCTGCGCGTTTACCGCGAGGTGAACGCCATGACCAAGGCCGATCCCGCCGTGCTCGATGCCTGCAAGCTGGAACTGGTGAAGCTCCAGGCCGGTGACGAGGAGAACCAGGCGATCTGGCACCGCTGCATCGAGGTCTCCAAGCAGGGTCTCCAGAAGATCTACGACCGCCTCGACGTCACCTTCGACCACTGGCTGGGCGAGAGTTTCTACAACGACCGCCTGGGCGGCCTCGTCGACGAGTTCGTGGAAAAGGGCATCGCCCGCGTGAGCGATGGCGCGACCTGCATTTTCGCCTCGGGCAACGTGCCGGACGAGCAGGACCCCTTCCGCGTCCACAAAGAGGATGGCTGGACGGACAACCCGGCGATCATCCGCAAGGCGGACGGCGGTTTCCTCTACGCCACCACCGACCTCGCGACGCTGGAATATCGCGTCGACACCTGGAAGGCCGACCATGTCTGGTACGTCGTGGGCGTGCCGCAGTCGCTGCACTTCCGCCAGATCTTCGACGCCGCCGAACGCTGGGGCAAGAAGCACGACTACCGCCACGTGGCCTTCGGCTCGATCCTCGGCGAGGACCGCAAGGTGATGAAGACCCGCTCGGGCGACAACGTGCAGCTCATCGACGTGCTCGAGGAAGCCGTCGAGCGCGCCGCCAAGGCGATCGCCGAGAAGAACCCGGACCTCCAGGGCGAGGAAGCGGCTCAGATCGCGGAAACCGTCGGCATCGGCGCGGTGAAGTTCGCGGAGCTCTCGCAGCACCGCCTCACCGACTACGTCTTCTCCTGGGACCGCATGCTCGCGCTCCAGGGCGACACCGCCCCGTATCTCCAGTACAGCCACGTCCGCATCCGCTCGATCTTCCGCAAGCTGGAAGGCCCGTTCGATGCGGCCGCGGCCTCCATCGTGCTGGGCGAAGACGCGGAGATTCACCTCGCCCGCCTGCTGGTGCGTTTCGCGGAAGTGTTGCCGACGGTGGTCGACGACCATCGCCCGAACCTGCTGGCGAACTACCTGCTCGAGCTGGCGCGCGCGTTCCACTCGTTCTTCGAAGCCTGCCCGGTGCTGAAGGCGGATGAGCCTACCCGCTCCAGCCGCCTCGCCTTGTGCGACCTGACCTCCCGCGTGCTCTCCACCGGTCTCGGCCTGCTCGGGATCAAGGTGCCGGAGCGCATGTGA
- a CDS encoding PTS sugar transporter subunit IIA: MKLSQLISTDQILPEMRADGHWPSIVELVDHLRDIGMLDGPLHEEALASLKVREELVSTGIGAGVAIPHAFSDNIDRVIAVLGRSKEGIDFEALDGAPVHFVFLFIVPRKEYHLHLRTLAAIAKMFTNGEIRRQIAAADSREEILAILDPKSSRVAAPGN; encoded by the coding sequence ATGAAATTGAGCCAGCTCATCTCCACCGATCAAATCCTGCCCGAAATGAGGGCGGATGGGCACTGGCCCTCGATCGTGGAGCTGGTGGACCACCTGCGGGACATCGGGATGCTGGATGGCCCGCTGCATGAGGAGGCTCTGGCCTCGCTGAAGGTGCGGGAGGAGCTGGTGAGCACCGGCATCGGCGCCGGAGTGGCCATTCCCCACGCCTTCTCGGACAACATCGACCGGGTGATCGCGGTGCTGGGCCGCTCGAAGGAGGGCATCGATTTCGAAGCCTTGGACGGGGCTCCGGTCCACTTCGTGTTCCTCTTCATCGTGCCGCGGAAGGAGTATCACCTCCACCTGCGGACGCTCGCGGCGATCGCGAAGATGTTCACCAACGGCGAAATCCGCCGCCAGATCGCCGCCGCGGATTCACGCGAGGAAATACTCGCCATTCTCGATCCAAAATCGTCCCGTGTGGCCGCGCCAGGCAACTGA
- a CDS encoding tetratricopeptide repeat protein yields MPEITEKDLPQSQKALWLRALSAIQTQNLPYAISILQAILKDLPEFLDGRKVLRKVEIQNTGGAKKKGGLFGGGGFSAMKYSGGVKKDPAGTIVLLEKELEKDPFNEGANDLLFECFMKLEMPDSAAFALETVRKGPPETPKLLHKLAQHYLTRNMPQQAGEVYTDILKIAPTDSEAVKGAKDCAAQASMQKAKWDENSNMRDLMRDQAQFEEMEKASRTGLTRDQLEERRDKIILKYNEDTNHLGTVKELAGVYEQLEDWANAHAFYSWAHTLSNGDVALQNKASQMNDRANEAHMRALEDAAALDPDNADLQAQLQERKAARLAEQVEETKRRVDQNPTDPQLRFDLGQALYNAGDYTGAIPHLQQATRNPHIRTKVLLLLGRTFKAKNMFDLSIKQLSDALADLHAMDNTKKEVLYEKGVIHADMGDKVAALECFKQIYEVDYGYRDVASRVESSYGG; encoded by the coding sequence ATGCCTGAAATCACTGAAAAGGATCTCCCGCAGAGCCAGAAAGCCCTCTGGCTGCGAGCCCTTAGCGCCATCCAAACCCAGAACCTTCCCTACGCGATCAGCATCCTGCAGGCGATCCTCAAGGACCTGCCGGAATTCCTCGATGGCCGCAAGGTGCTCCGCAAGGTCGAGATCCAGAACACCGGCGGTGCCAAGAAAAAGGGCGGCCTTTTCGGCGGCGGCGGCTTCAGCGCGATGAAGTACTCCGGCGGCGTGAAAAAGGATCCGGCCGGCACCATCGTCCTGCTGGAGAAGGAACTCGAGAAGGATCCGTTCAACGAAGGTGCGAACGACCTGCTGTTCGAATGCTTCATGAAGCTGGAAATGCCGGACAGCGCGGCCTTCGCGCTGGAAACCGTGCGCAAGGGCCCGCCCGAGACCCCGAAGCTGCTCCACAAGCTGGCCCAGCACTATTTGACCCGGAACATGCCGCAGCAGGCCGGCGAGGTGTACACCGACATCCTCAAGATCGCCCCCACCGACTCCGAGGCGGTGAAGGGCGCGAAGGATTGCGCCGCCCAGGCGTCCATGCAGAAGGCGAAGTGGGACGAAAATTCGAACATGCGGGACCTGATGCGCGACCAGGCCCAGTTCGAGGAAATGGAGAAGGCCTCCCGCACCGGCCTGACCCGCGACCAGCTCGAGGAGCGCCGCGACAAGATCATCCTGAAGTACAACGAGGACACCAACCACCTCGGCACCGTCAAGGAACTGGCTGGCGTTTACGAGCAGCTTGAAGACTGGGCCAACGCCCACGCCTTCTACTCCTGGGCCCACACCCTGAGCAACGGTGACGTGGCGCTCCAGAACAAGGCTTCCCAGATGAACGACCGGGCCAACGAGGCCCACATGCGCGCCCTTGAGGACGCCGCGGCCCTCGATCCGGACAATGCCGATCTCCAGGCCCAGCTCCAGGAACGGAAGGCCGCCCGCCTCGCCGAACAGGTGGAGGAGACCAAGCGCCGCGTGGACCAGAATCCGACCGACCCGCAGCTCCGCTTCGACCTCGGCCAGGCGCTCTACAACGCCGGCGACTACACCGGCGCGATCCCGCACCTCCAGCAGGCGACCCGCAACCCGCACATCCGCACCAAGGTGCTGCTGCTGCTGGGCCGCACGTTCAAGGCGAAGAACATGTTCGACCTTTCCATCAAGCAGCTCAGCGACGCGCTCGCCGACCTGCACGCGATGGACAACACCAAGAAGGAAGTCCTCTACGAAAAGGGCGTGATCCACGCCGACATGGGCGACAAGGTCGCCGCCTTGGAATGCTTCAAGCAGATCTACGAGGTCGACTACGGCTACCGCGACGTGGCCTCCCGCGTGGAGTCCTCCTACGGCGGTTGA
- the infA gene encoding translation initiation factor IF-1, giving the protein MPPRPRKSSGSRSRRSGPGPRRPGKENEEKAVEVDGEISAVLAGTMFRVRMVSGHEVLAHISGKMRKRFIRLVVGDKVKMEMSPYDVSKARIVYRLG; this is encoded by the coding sequence ATGCCTCCACGCCCACGCAAATCCTCCGGTTCCCGCTCCAGACGCAGTGGCCCCGGCCCCCGTCGCCCCGGCAAAGAAAACGAGGAAAAGGCGGTGGAAGTGGACGGCGAGATCTCCGCGGTCCTCGCCGGCACCATGTTCCGCGTCCGCATGGTCAGCGGCCACGAGGTGCTCGCCCACATTTCCGGCAAGATGCGCAAGCGCTTCATCCGCCTCGTCGTCGGCGACAAGGTGAAGATGGAAATGTCCCCCTACGATGTTTCCAAGGCCCGCATCGTCTACCGCCTGGGCTGA
- a CDS encoding segregation/condensation protein A, giving the protein MESADYKVKLEIFEGPLDLLLYLIKKDEVDIHTISIERITRQYLDYIDTFKLLNIDLASEFIVMAANLMYIKSRTLLPRTEQPPEEDAEEDDPRWELIRQLIEYKKFKDAAGFLSLREIEQEGSFAHQADKPEKEAEVSPAPLAEVSIFDLIRAFQNVLKRFEEAHDFGDIIDDRYTVADKIEFLLGHFACGEARRFEDLFDGATTKAEVIVTFLAVLELMKLNQFMIRQTQTLGEIVVERRTPGAATAIDLEDVGAED; this is encoded by the coding sequence GTGGAAAGCGCCGACTACAAGGTCAAACTGGAGATTTTCGAAGGCCCCCTGGATCTCCTCCTCTACCTCATCAAAAAGGACGAGGTGGACATCCACACGATCTCGATCGAGCGGATCACGCGCCAGTACCTGGACTACATCGACACCTTCAAGCTCCTGAACATCGACCTCGCCTCCGAGTTCATCGTGATGGCGGCCAACCTGATGTATATCAAGAGCCGGACGCTGCTGCCGCGCACCGAGCAACCGCCCGAGGAGGACGCGGAGGAGGACGATCCGCGCTGGGAACTCATCCGGCAGCTCATCGAGTACAAGAAGTTCAAGGATGCCGCCGGTTTCCTCTCGCTGCGCGAGATCGAGCAGGAGGGCAGTTTCGCCCACCAGGCGGACAAGCCGGAAAAGGAGGCGGAAGTGTCACCCGCCCCGCTGGCCGAGGTGTCGATTTTCGACCTGATCCGCGCGTTCCAGAACGTGCTGAAGCGCTTCGAGGAGGCTCACGATTTCGGCGACATCATCGACGACCGCTACACCGTGGCGGACAAGATCGAGTTCCTGCTGGGCCACTTCGCCTGCGGGGAGGCACGGCGCTTCGAGGATCTCTTCGACGGCGCCACCACCAAGGCGGAAGTGATCGTCACCTTCCTGGCGGTGCTCGAGCTGATGAAGCTCAACCAGTTCATGATCCGCCAGACCCAGACCCTGGGCGAGATCGTCGTGGAGCGCCGGACCCCGGGCGCCGCGACCGCCATCGACCTGGAAGACGTCGGCGCGGAGGACTGA